In one Mucilaginibacter ginsenosidivorax genomic region, the following are encoded:
- a CDS encoding pyridoxal phosphate-dependent aminotransferase, whose product MANSLNRRNWIKSSALMAGGLAFFSGTISKLAAMPVAKKLAPLAKRFTDMDAIADAPPVLKARLLANENPFGPSPAAKKAIQEAIDLGYQYPMQSMGMLYDKIASYEGISSGNILMESGSSPLLLAAAMYYSKGGKSIITGDPSYDDLPSHAERLEGKWVKVPLTADYKLDLDAMEAKIDANTGLVYICNPNNPTATILDTAKLKAFCERVSKKVTVFVDEAYIDYLPDPKGSSMISTMKAGSNIIVARTFSKLYGFAGLRCGYIVAQPDTIKALSNYTTGFSLSATTIAGAIAGYREEAFLKEALEKTLASKEYLYSVLKKEGYEYIPSSANFVMFPLKMDSKKFVSEMMKRGVGVRSWQFNGKEWCRVSIGRMDEMEAFAEAFKQLS is encoded by the coding sequence ATGGCAAACTCACTTAATCGCAGAAACTGGATCAAGTCCAGCGCACTTATGGCCGGGGGACTGGCCTTCTTTTCGGGGACAATCAGTAAGCTGGCCGCTATGCCGGTTGCTAAAAAGCTGGCCCCACTGGCTAAACGCTTTACCGATATGGATGCCATTGCAGATGCCCCACCGGTATTAAAAGCCCGCTTGCTGGCCAATGAAAATCCATTTGGCCCATCGCCCGCCGCAAAAAAAGCAATCCAGGAAGCTATCGACCTGGGTTACCAATACCCAATGCAATCAATGGGGATGCTTTATGATAAAATTGCCAGCTATGAGGGAATTTCATCCGGTAACATCCTGATGGAATCCGGCTCATCTCCATTATTACTTGCTGCCGCCATGTATTACAGCAAAGGTGGAAAAAGTATCATCACCGGCGATCCATCTTATGACGATTTGCCATCGCATGCCGAAAGACTTGAAGGCAAATGGGTTAAAGTGCCATTGACTGCCGATTATAAACTTGATTTGGACGCCATGGAGGCCAAAATTGACGCCAACACCGGGCTGGTTTATATCTGTAACCCTAACAACCCAACGGCGACTATATTGGACACCGCTAAACTGAAAGCATTTTGTGAGCGTGTATCAAAAAAAGTAACTGTTTTTGTTGATGAAGCCTACATCGATTACCTGCCCGATCCTAAAGGTTCTTCGATGATAAGCACCATGAAAGCCGGCAGCAATATTATAGTTGCCCGTACATTCTCTAAACTATATGGTTTTGCCGGCCTGCGTTGCGGCTACATCGTGGCTCAGCCAGATACTATCAAAGCTTTATCTAATTACACCACCGGTTTCTCCCTTTCGGCTACAACCATTGCAGGTGCTATTGCCGGTTATCGCGAGGAAGCATTTTTGAAAGAAGCGCTTGAAAAAACGCTGGCGTCAAAAGAGTACTTATATTCGGTATTAAAAAAAGAAGGCTACGAATACATCCCCTCATCGGCCAATTTTGTAATGTTCCCGCTAAAAATGGACAGCAAAAAATTTGTAAGCGAAATGATGAAACGCGGCGTAGGCGTACGTAGCTGGCAGTTTAACGGCAAAGAATGGTGCCGCGTAAGCATTGGCCGTATGGACGAAATGGAAGCATTTGCCGAGGCGTTTAAACAACTTTCTTAG
- a CDS encoding Hint domain-containing protein: MRKLTLTILLTGSIYLSRAQTTAAVNPRPLTMDEYNKAQTFTIADLDKDTYVKFENAYVLDRYENRKPYFITGSDGLKKRVDIYKLIAKDGMQEIGLMVFYTNEKGKLYKALVPDFTADGKVWEKYFLDIDNINKVETNFILKLSYVLSKELSFQQYKVLNGGKDMKEESATYGNDICFPGDEMVTMANGGKKMLSTIKSGDEVITIDPVTNKSSVVRVKELTTHEAKNYALTRLVLVAADVKNTRAGQLVNLNTKILQATPNHPMLTKQGNLKMGEITAGQEVLCLNEQTGKYEAFTVLQKTENGGGIQKVYNIVADGGSTLLMNGVMVMQK, translated from the coding sequence ATGCGTAAACTAACATTAACAATACTTTTAACCGGTTCTATTTATTTAAGCCGCGCGCAAACAACGGCAGCGGTAAATCCTCGTCCGCTTACTATGGATGAGTATAACAAGGCGCAAACTTTTACGATTGCCGATCTGGATAAGGACACTTATGTAAAGTTCGAGAATGCCTATGTACTTGACAGGTATGAAAACCGTAAGCCTTATTTCATCACCGGATCCGACGGATTAAAAAAACGCGTAGATATATACAAGCTGATAGCTAAGGACGGTATGCAGGAAATAGGCCTGATGGTATTTTATACCAATGAAAAAGGTAAATTATATAAAGCGCTGGTGCCCGATTTTACAGCCGATGGTAAAGTATGGGAAAAATATTTTTTAGATATTGACAACATTAACAAGGTTGAAACCAATTTTATCCTGAAGCTATCTTATGTACTTTCGAAAGAGCTAAGCTTTCAGCAATATAAAGTGCTGAATGGGGGTAAGGATATGAAAGAAGAATCGGCCACTTACGGTAACGATATTTGTTTCCCTGGTGACGAAATGGTAACCATGGCCAACGGCGGCAAAAAAATGCTGAGCACTATAAAAAGTGGCGATGAAGTAATTACCATTGATCCGGTTACCAATAAAAGTTCGGTAGTTAGGGTAAAGGAGTTAACCACCCATGAAGCAAAAAATTACGCGTTAACCCGCCTGGTGCTTGTTGCTGCAGATGTTAAAAACACCAGGGCAGGCCAGTTGGTAAACCTGAATACCAAAATATTGCAGGCCACACCAAACCATCCAATGCTTACCAAACAAGGCAACCTGAAAATGGGCGAGATTACTGCCGGTCAGGAAGTGCTTTGCCTTAACGAGCAAACCGGTAAATACGAGGCCTTTACTGTTCTTCAAAAAACAGAAAATGGCGGCGGAATCCAAAAAGTTTACAACATAGTAGCCGATGGCGGCAGTACCTTGCTGATGAACGGCGTTATGGTGATGCAAAAGTAA
- a CDS encoding SDR family NAD(P)-dependent oxidoreductase yields the protein MAIKTTVITGATSGIGKETALSLVRQGHSLYLLVRNTHKGEELKAQLINETGNKDVHVIKCDLADLQTVRDAAAELSGRLFAINTLINNAGGIFAERALSKDGFELTFTVNHLGHFLLTNLLMPLLQKGQARIINVSSEAHKRGTPQFDDLQCEQSYNAWKAYGMNKLFNIYFTQSLASKFANKGILAFSLHPGVVNTHFWDDFRGLGKLMTTLIRPFMISAQQGAATTVFLATAPRLDKYNGAYFKKKKIAKTSAIATDTAARDKLWAISEKLCPLTP from the coding sequence ATGGCAATAAAAACAACTGTTATTACAGGCGCCACATCAGGCATCGGAAAAGAAACTGCGCTTTCATTAGTCAGGCAAGGGCACTCACTTTACCTGTTGGTGCGCAACACACACAAAGGCGAAGAACTCAAAGCCCAGTTGATTAACGAAACAGGGAACAAGGATGTGCACGTTATTAAATGCGACCTGGCCGATTTGCAAACCGTGCGCGATGCCGCCGCCGAATTATCCGGCAGGCTATTTGCCATCAACACACTCATCAATAATGCAGGTGGGATTTTTGCCGAACGTGCGCTAAGTAAAGATGGTTTTGAATTAACCTTCACCGTCAATCATCTGGGACATTTTTTATTGACAAACCTGTTGATGCCGCTGCTGCAAAAAGGGCAGGCACGTATTATAAACGTTAGCTCAGAAGCGCATAAGCGCGGCACTCCACAGTTTGATGATCTGCAATGCGAGCAATCGTACAATGCCTGGAAAGCTTATGGGATGAATAAATTGTTCAATATTTATTTTACCCAATCGCTGGCGTCAAAATTTGCAAATAAAGGAATCCTTGCTTTTTCGTTGCATCCTGGCGTAGTTAATACCCATTTTTGGGATGATTTTAGAGGGCTGGGTAAACTGATGACCACCCTCATCCGCCCGTTTATGATCAGCGCGCAGCAAGGGGCCGCAACTACCGTATTCCTGGCGACCGCGCCGCGTCTTGATAAATATAACGGCGCCTATTTCAAAAAGAAAAAAATTGCCAAAACATCGGCTATCGCTACTGATACCGCCGCCAGGGACAAACTTTGGGCTATCAGCGAGAAGCTATGCCCCCTAACCCCCTGA
- a CDS encoding c-type cytochrome: MLVNKKILVTLGLMSVVVVGAMTSMTPKKADEPGWKNLKVLPKNITKDQLHGVMEEWEHSLGVHCNFCHVRDEAAKQMDWASDAKPEKKMARDMFKMMNKINEKYFDAKKDSLGLTLKSGVNCYSCHRGTAHPEVTLPAGRGPGGPPPGAPGVGPGGPPPGGQPGPPPAGTPAPDKKE, translated from the coding sequence ATGCTGGTAAACAAAAAAATATTAGTTACCCTCGGTTTAATGTCGGTAGTGGTAGTAGGTGCCATGACATCGATGACGCCCAAAAAGGCTGATGAACCTGGATGGAAAAACCTGAAGGTATTACCCAAAAACATCACTAAAGATCAACTTCATGGCGTAATGGAAGAGTGGGAGCATTCTTTAGGTGTACATTGCAATTTTTGCCATGTACGTGATGAAGCTGCAAAACAAATGGATTGGGCAAGCGATGCCAAGCCAGAGAAGAAAATGGCCCGCGATATGTTCAAGATGATGAACAAAATCAACGAAAAATATTTTGATGCCAAAAAAGATTCATTAGGCCTCACGTTAAAGTCGGGTGTTAATTGCTACAGCTGTCACCGTGGCACGGCCCATCCCGAAGTAACATTGCCGGCAGGCCGTGGTCCGGGCGGCCCTCCTCCGGGTGCTCCTGGTGTTGGTCCTGGCGGCCCGCCTCCCGGTGGTCAGCCTGGTCCTCCACCCGCAGGTACACCTGCGCCTGATAAAAAGGAATAA
- the accC gene encoding acetyl-CoA carboxylase biotin carboxylase subunit, with amino-acid sequence MQKILVANRGEIALRVMRSAREMGIKTVAVYSDADRDALHVRYADEAVYIGAAPSNQSYLVGEKIIAACIKTGAEGIHPGYGFLSENAAFAKLVRQAGLILIGPSPEAMEIMGNKLSAKAAALKYNIPMVPGTEEAITDVAEAKKRAVEVGFPILIKAAAGGGGKGMRIVDGPDDFEEQMQLAVSEATSAFGDGSVFIERYVSSPRHIEIQVLGDTHGNIVHLFERDCSVQRRHQKVIEEAPSKVLTPAIREQMGKCAVDVARSVNYTGAGTVEFIMDDALNFYFLEMNTRLQVEHPVTELITGVDLVKEQINIARGLPISFKQEDLQIRGHAMELRVYAEDPANNFLPDIGTLQTYITPKGPGVRVDDGFEQGMEIPIYYDPMIAKLITYGKDRPEAIERMIRAIDEYQITGITTTLGFGKFVMQHDAFTSGNFDTHFVKKYFTPEDLQTGNEEEAKIAAILMEQLLGKNKAIVAANVVAETSNWVKNRSRL; translated from the coding sequence ATGCAAAAAATACTGGTAGCCAACCGGGGCGAAATAGCTTTAAGGGTAATGCGTTCGGCCCGCGAAATGGGTATTAAAACTGTTGCCGTTTATTCGGATGCTGATCGTGATGCATTGCACGTTCGGTATGCTGATGAAGCTGTTTATATTGGTGCTGCCCCATCTAATCAATCGTATCTTGTTGGCGAAAAGATTATTGCGGCTTGTATAAAAACCGGTGCCGAAGGCATACACCCTGGTTATGGTTTTTTGAGCGAGAATGCAGCGTTTGCCAAGCTGGTGCGCCAGGCAGGTCTTATCTTGATAGGGCCATCGCCCGAGGCCATGGAGATTATGGGTAACAAGCTATCGGCCAAGGCCGCCGCGTTAAAGTATAACATCCCCATGGTGCCTGGTACCGAGGAAGCTATAACCGATGTAGCCGAGGCAAAAAAACGCGCAGTCGAAGTTGGATTTCCTATTTTGATAAAGGCGGCGGCAGGCGGCGGCGGTAAAGGTATGCGTATAGTTGACGGTCCCGATGATTTTGAAGAGCAAATGCAGTTGGCGGTATCCGAAGCCACATCTGCCTTTGGCGATGGATCGGTATTTATAGAGCGGTATGTTTCGTCGCCAAGGCATATCGAGATCCAGGTTCTGGGCGATACTCATGGCAATATTGTACACCTGTTTGAGCGCGATTGCTCCGTACAACGCCGGCATCAAAAGGTGATTGAAGAAGCGCCGTCAAAAGTGTTAACGCCGGCCATAAGGGAGCAAATGGGCAAATGCGCCGTTGATGTAGCCCGGTCGGTAAATTACACTGGTGCTGGTACCGTGGAGTTTATTATGGATGATGCGCTCAATTTTTATTTCCTGGAGATGAACACCCGGCTACAAGTTGAGCACCCGGTTACAGAATTAATTACCGGCGTTGACCTGGTAAAGGAGCAAATTAACATAGCCCGTGGCCTGCCTATCAGTTTTAAACAAGAGGATTTGCAAATACGCGGCCACGCTATGGAACTGCGGGTTTATGCCGAGGATCCTGCCAATAATTTCCTGCCGGATATTGGCACCCTGCAAACTTATATAACGCCAAAGGGGCCGGGTGTAAGGGTTGATGATGGGTTTGAACAAGGTATGGAAATCCCCATTTATTACGACCCGATGATAGCCAAGCTGATAACTTATGGAAAAGACCGCCCGGAAGCCATAGAACGCATGATAAGGGCAATTGACGAATACCAGATAACCGGAATTACTACCACATTGGGCTTCGGCAAATTTGTAATGCAGCATGATGCTTTTACATCGGGCAATTTTGACACCCATTTTGTAAAAAAATACTTTACCCCCGAGGATTTACAAACCGGGAATGAAGAGGAAGCGAAGATTGCCGCAATATTAATGGAACAATTGCTTGGTAAAAACAAAGCCATTGTAGCCGCTAATGTTGTTGCCGAAACAAGTAATTGGGTTAAAAACAGGAGCCGTTTGTAA
- a CDS encoding HAD family hydrolase — protein MSTSLKNKFDSIIFDLDGTLWDSTANVALAWQHAINQVDYLNEDMTVERVRSITGMTYDAIFDKLFPTLSDEQRKEVQALCAVSELEILHKKGGELYPELEETLKYLGTKYKLYIVSNCQSGYIEVFLDLNNMHPYFLAHQCFGTKGNPKADNIKDIVNDHGLQAPVYVGDTMGDYTSATKAGVPFIFASYGFGVVPDGMVATVDSFAELTELL, from the coding sequence ATGAGCACTTCACTAAAAAATAAATTCGACAGTATAATTTTTGATTTGGACGGCACCCTTTGGGACAGCACAGCAAACGTGGCACTGGCCTGGCAACACGCCATTAATCAGGTTGATTATTTGAACGAAGATATGACTGTTGAACGGGTAAGATCAATTACCGGGATGACTTATGATGCCATATTTGATAAGCTATTCCCCACCCTGAGCGATGAACAGCGTAAGGAAGTGCAAGCCTTATGTGCTGTAAGCGAACTGGAAATATTGCATAAAAAAGGTGGCGAGCTTTACCCTGAACTGGAAGAAACACTGAAATACCTGGGCACAAAATACAAGCTATACATTGTGAGTAACTGCCAAAGTGGATATATCGAGGTATTCCTGGATTTAAATAACATGCACCCTTACTTTTTGGCGCACCAATGCTTTGGTACCAAAGGCAACCCCAAGGCAGATAATATTAAAGATATTGTGAACGATCATGGCCTTCAGGCACCTGTTTACGTAGGCGATACCATGGGCGATTATACATCGGCAACAAAAGCAGGCGTACCATTCATTTTTGCAAGCTATGGTTTCGGCGTTGTGCCTGATGGTATGGTGGCTACAGTGGATAGCTTTGCCGAGCTGACGGAGCTTTTGTAG
- a CDS encoding ABC transporter ATP-binding protein: MNTNRPPKNTIDNKITLKERFDALRNLPAFFKLVWQTNRWMTVVNALLRIARSAMPLGLLYVGKLIIDKVVTISHSQVKEMTQLWELVGLEFALAILTDALSRAITLMDSLLGDLFSNHTSVKIMAHAATLDLDQFEDSVFYDKLERARQQTVGRTILLSQVMSQVQDLITMGFLAVGLMTFNPWLIILLLIAIIPAFLGESYFNDRSYALTRGQTPERRELDYIRYLGASDETAKEVKIFDLSGFIINRFKQLSNKFYADNKRLAINRSLWGTFFAMLGSLGYYGAYVVIIIRAVQGSVTIGELAFLAGSFRQLRALLEGILTRFTAVSQGAIYLRDFFEFFEIEPKIKLSASGLPFPETIQQGFTFEDVGFRYLNSDKWANRHLSFTLYPGEKLALVGENGAGKTTLVKLLSRLYDPTEGRILLDGIDLREYDLADLRLNVGIIFQDYLRYQMSFAQNIAVGKISEQDNRPLIEHSARQSLADVLAAKLPGAYDQQLGKRFADGVELSGGEWQKVALARAYMRDAQLLILDEPTSALDARAEFSVFERFAELTKGRSAVLISHRFSTVRMADRILVLEKGELVEIGSHEELLLKGGRYAELFDLQAAGYR; this comes from the coding sequence TTGAATACCAACCGCCCGCCTAAAAATACCATCGACAACAAAATAACCCTAAAAGAACGTTTCGACGCGTTGCGCAATCTGCCTGCTTTTTTTAAGCTGGTATGGCAAACCAACCGTTGGATGACTGTAGTTAACGCCCTGCTACGCATTGCCCGTTCGGCTATGCCGCTTGGCTTGCTGTACGTGGGCAAGCTTATCATTGATAAGGTGGTTACCATAAGCCACAGCCAGGTAAAAGAGATGACCCAGCTTTGGGAACTGGTAGGGCTTGAGTTTGCCTTGGCGATATTGACAGACGCGCTAAGCCGGGCCATCACCCTGATGGATAGTCTGCTCGGCGATTTATTTAGCAACCATACATCTGTAAAAATTATGGCGCATGCCGCCACGCTTGATCTTGACCAGTTTGAAGATTCGGTGTTTTATGATAAGCTGGAGCGCGCCCGGCAGCAAACCGTTGGCCGTACCATATTACTATCGCAGGTAATGAGCCAGGTTCAGGATTTAATTACCATGGGCTTTTTGGCTGTGGGGCTCATGACTTTTAACCCATGGCTTATTATATTATTACTGATAGCCATAATCCCGGCTTTTTTAGGCGAATCGTACTTTAACGACCGTAGCTACGCCCTTACCCGTGGCCAAACGCCCGAGCGGCGTGAGCTGGATTATATCCGTTACCTGGGTGCAAGCGACGAGACTGCCAAAGAGGTAAAAATATTTGATCTTTCGGGCTTTATCATTAACCGGTTTAAGCAGCTTTCGAATAAATTTTATGCTGATAATAAGCGGCTGGCCATCAACCGGTCATTATGGGGTACATTTTTTGCTATGCTGGGGAGCCTGGGCTATTACGGCGCTTACGTAGTGATTATTATACGTGCGGTACAGGGCAGTGTAACCATAGGCGAACTGGCTTTTCTGGCAGGCTCGTTCAGGCAGCTAAGGGCTTTGCTTGAGGGAATACTCACCCGATTTACAGCAGTATCGCAAGGGGCTATTTACCTGCGCGATTTTTTTGAATTTTTTGAGATCGAACCTAAAATTAAACTTTCGGCAAGTGGCCTGCCATTCCCTGAAACTATACAACAGGGCTTTACTTTTGAGGATGTTGGGTTCAGATACCTCAACTCCGACAAATGGGCCAACAGGCACCTTAGTTTTACCCTTTACCCCGGCGAAAAGCTGGCGCTGGTAGGAGAGAACGGGGCTGGCAAAACCACCCTGGTTAAATTGCTATCCCGGTTGTATGACCCAACCGAGGGACGCATTTTATTAGATGGTATTGACCTGCGCGAATATGACCTGGCCGATTTGCGGCTTAACGTAGGCATTATCTTCCAGGATTATTTACGGTATCAAATGAGCTTTGCACAAAACATTGCTGTAGGTAAAATAAGCGAACAGGATAACCGGCCGCTGATAGAGCACTCGGCCCGCCAAAGCCTGGCCGACGTATTGGCTGCCAAACTACCGGGCGCTTATGACCAGCAGCTGGGCAAGCGCTTTGCCGATGGCGTTGAACTATCTGGCGGCGAATGGCAAAAAGTTGCCCTTGCCCGCGCCTACATGCGCGATGCGCAACTGTTGATATTAGACGAGCCAACATCGGCACTTGACGCCCGCGCAGAATTCAGTGTTTTTGAACGTTTTGCCGAACTTACTAAAGGCCGTTCGGCGGTGCTCATCTCGCACAGGTTTAGCACCGTGCGCATGGCCGACAGGATACTGGTACTGGAAAAAGGCGAACTGGTTGAAATTGGCAGCCATGAAGAACTGCTCCTGAAAGGCGGCCGCTATGCCGAGTTGTTTGATTTACAGGCGGCAGGGTATAGGTAG
- a CDS encoding MBL fold metallo-hydrolase, translating to MKLHTIDTGFFKLDGGAMFGVVPKTIWNKTNPADSNNLCTWAMRCLLVENGNRLILVDTGIGNKQDEKFLSHYYLHGDATLDSSLAALGFHRDDITDVFLTHLHFDHVGGAVVRNGEKLLPTFKNATYWSNPKHWDWAINPNDREKASFLKENILPIQESGQLQFIDAQDGINFAEGFYIRFVSGHTEAMMLPLISYKGKKILYMADLLPSVGHLPLPYVMAYDMFPLTTLKEKKLFLTEALEQDYVLYFEHDPINECCTLQQTEKGIRVKDTFKLSEL from the coding sequence ATGAAACTACACACTATCGATACCGGCTTTTTTAAATTAGATGGAGGCGCCATGTTTGGGGTGGTACCCAAAACCATTTGGAACAAAACTAACCCTGCCGATAGCAATAACCTATGCACCTGGGCCATGCGCTGCCTGCTGGTTGAAAACGGCAACCGTTTAATATTGGTAGATACCGGTATTGGCAATAAGCAGGACGAAAAGTTTTTAAGTCATTATTATTTACATGGCGATGCTACACTGGATAGTTCGCTTGCCGCACTTGGTTTTCACCGCGATGATATTACCGATGTATTTTTAACACACCTGCATTTTGACCACGTAGGCGGTGCAGTAGTGCGCAATGGTGAAAAACTGCTACCCACCTTCAAAAATGCAACATACTGGAGCAACCCCAAACATTGGGATTGGGCAATAAATCCTAACGACCGCGAAAAAGCCTCTTTTTTAAAGGAGAACATATTGCCCATACAGGAAAGCGGCCAGTTGCAATTTATAGATGCACAGGACGGGATCAACTTTGCCGAAGGTTTTTATATCCGTTTTGTATCCGGCCATACCGAAGCGATGATGTTGCCGCTTATTAGCTACAAAGGCAAAAAAATACTTTACATGGCCGATCTGCTGCCCTCTGTAGGCCACCTCCCACTACCCTACGTAATGGCTTATGACATGTTCCCGCTTACTACCCTCAAAGAGAAAAAACTATTCCTTACAGAGGCCCTGGAGCAGGATTATGTACTTTACTTTGAACACGACCCGATAAATGAGTGCTGCACATTGCAACAAACAGAAAAAGGCATCAGGGTAAAAGATACATTTAAATTGAGCGAGTTGTAA
- the lpdA gene encoding dihydrolipoyl dehydrogenase — MDYDLIVIGSGPGGYVAAIRASQLGLKTAIIEKESLGGICLNWGCIPTKALLKSAQVFEYLNHSQDYGIKINGTGEVDFGAVIKRSRGVADGMSKGVQFLMKKNKIEVINGFGKLKSKGVVEVKLNDGSTKQITATSIILATGGRSRELPNIKQDGVKVIGYRQAMILPKQPKSMVVVGSGAIGIEFAYFYNSIGTKVTVVEYLDNIVPLEDEEVSRNLQRILKKQGINILTGANVESVDSTGELCKVNVKTATGMEVIEAEIVLSAVGISTNIEGIGLEELGVKTERGKVLVDDYYKTNIDGVYAIGDIVKGQALAHVASAEGIICVEKIAGQNPHPLDYNNIPGCTYCSPEVASVGYTEKAAKEAGYEIKVGKFPFSASGKASAAGAKDGFVKLIFDAKYGEFLGAHMLGYNVTEMIAEVVTARKLEATGHEIIKSVHPHPTMSEAVMEAAAAAYDEVIHL, encoded by the coding sequence ATGGACTACGATTTAATTGTTATAGGGTCGGGCCCGGGTGGCTACGTAGCAGCTATCCGTGCTTCTCAGCTCGGTTTAAAAACTGCCATTATCGAAAAAGAATCATTAGGTGGCATTTGCCTCAACTGGGGTTGTATCCCAACTAAAGCCTTATTAAAAAGCGCCCAGGTTTTTGAATACCTCAACCACTCGCAGGATTATGGTATTAAAATAAACGGCACAGGCGAAGTTGATTTTGGCGCGGTTATCAAACGCAGCCGCGGCGTAGCCGATGGCATGAGCAAAGGCGTACAATTTTTAATGAAAAAAAACAAAATCGAAGTAATAAACGGTTTTGGTAAATTAAAATCAAAAGGTGTTGTTGAAGTAAAATTAAACGATGGCAGCACTAAACAAATTACAGCCACCAGCATCATTCTTGCAACAGGTGGCCGCAGCCGCGAGTTACCAAATATAAAACAGGATGGCGTTAAAGTTATAGGTTACCGCCAGGCTATGATATTGCCAAAACAGCCAAAATCAATGGTTGTGGTAGGATCTGGTGCTATAGGTATCGAGTTTGCTTATTTTTATAACTCAATAGGCACTAAAGTTACCGTTGTTGAGTATTTGGATAATATTGTACCGCTTGAAGACGAAGAAGTTTCAAGAAACTTACAACGCATATTAAAAAAGCAAGGCATCAACATCCTTACCGGCGCCAACGTAGAATCTGTTGACAGCACCGGCGAACTTTGCAAGGTAAATGTAAAAACGGCGACAGGCATGGAAGTTATCGAGGCCGAGATTGTTTTATCTGCTGTAGGTATATCTACCAATATTGAGGGTATTGGCCTGGAAGAACTTGGTGTTAAAACCGAGCGCGGCAAAGTATTGGTTGATGACTATTACAAAACCAATATTGATGGTGTTTACGCCATTGGCGATATTGTAAAAGGCCAGGCCCTTGCCCACGTTGCATCTGCAGAAGGTATTATCTGCGTTGAAAAAATTGCAGGTCAAAACCCGCATCCTTTAGATTATAACAACATTCCGGGTTGTACTTATTGCTCGCCCGAAGTGGCATCAGTAGGTTATACCGAAAAAGCGGCTAAAGAAGCAGGTTACGAAATTAAGGTTGGTAAATTCCCATTCTCGGCATCGGGCAAGGCAAGTGCCGCCGGCGCCAAAGATGGCTTTGTAAAACTGATATTTGATGCCAAATACGGCGAATTCCTGGGCGCGCACATGCTGGGTTACAACGTTACCGAAATGATTGCCGAAGTAGTTACAGCCCGCAAGCTGGAAGCTACCGGACACGAGATCATTAAATCGGTTCACCCGCACCCAACCATGAGCGAAGCTGTAATGGAAGCTGCCGCCGCTGCTTATGACGAAGTAATACACTTGTAA